One segment of Tenrec ecaudatus isolate mTenEca1 chromosome 1, mTenEca1.hap1, whole genome shotgun sequence DNA contains the following:
- the ARRDC5 gene encoding arrestin domain-containing protein 5 codes for MSVVKSIELVLPQDAIYRAGSSLQGQVILTLNSTLVDPIVRVELVGRGYVEWNEETGASRDYSRDVVCNNKADYIHKTKTFPVEDNWLSAGSHIFDFHFNLPPRLPSTFSSKIGHVFYFVQATCMGRELILAKKKIYLLVQGMSDIEKESTLQDPLLVEAEKKVSYSCCSQGTVHLQIHMEKNTFPPGGRVSFTTEIDNQTNKCIKTVLSALYAHVQYEGFTPSTERRTRTDSCELLRQEAHTHIPPFNTTKVVSTFHLPPVLPVSSCRRCQPDSELMSTHYELVITVHLPWSLTTVKAKVPVIICSAQLPEGEQQQQD; via the exons atgTCTGTGGTGAAGTCGATCGAATTAGTACTGCCCCAAGATGCCATCTACAGGGCCGGCTCCAGCCTCCAGGGGCAGGTGATCCTGACCCTCAACAgcaccctggtggaccccattgTGAGGGTGGAGCTCGTGGGAAGGGGTTACGTTGAGTGGAACGAAGAAACGGGGGCGTCCCGCGATTACAGCCGAGATGTGGTTTGCAACAACAAGGCTGACTACATCCACAAGACAAAGACCTTTCCCGTAGAGG ATAATTGGTTAAGTGCAGGCAGCCACATCTTTGACTTCCATTTCAACTTACCTCCCAGGCTCCCTTCCACCTTCAGCAGCAAAATTGGCCACGTTTTCTACTTTGTGCAAGCTACCTGCATGGGCCGGGAGCTCATTTTAGCCAAGAAAAAGATATACTTACTGGTCCAAGGGATGTCGGACATCGAGAAAGAAAGCACCTTACAG GACCCGCTGTTGGTGGAGGCTGAGAAGAAGGTCTCCTACAGCTGCTGCAGCCAGGGCACCGTCCACCTGCAGATccacatggagaagaacacctTCCCGCCGGGGGGCAGGGTCAGCTTCACGACGGAGATCGACAACCAGACCAACAAGTGCATCAAGACGGTCCTGTCCGCCCTCTACGCTCACGTGCAGTACGAGGGCTTCACGCCCAGCACCGAGCGGCGCACGCGCACGGACAGCTGCGAGCTGCTGCGGCAGGAGGCCCATACCCACATCCCGCCCTTCAACACCACCAAGGTGGTCAGCACCTTCCACCTGCCCCCTGTGCTGCCCGTGAGCAGCTGCCGCCGCTGCCAGCCAGACAGCGAGCTCATGAGCACGCACTACGAGCTGGTCATCACCGTCCACCTGCCCTGGTCCCTGACCACCGTCAAGGCCAAGGTCCCCGTCATCATCTGCAGCGCCCAGCTGCCTGagggggagcagcagcagcaggattaA